One segment of Shewanella piezotolerans WP3 DNA contains the following:
- a CDS encoding DUF4344 domain-containing metallopeptidase has protein sequence MPEPRITISSNPTTCLQRFEFPLNGQTFNAIGIIYGSDPQKFAGMIDRPQALLQSGEYCQEEYLRQSDHWDRLKQQYIVQE, from the coding sequence ATGCCAGAGCCGAGAATAACTATTAGCTCAAATCCCACTACTTGCCTACAGCGTTTTGAATTCCCGCTGAATGGTCAAACTTTTAATGCAATTGGTATAATCTATGGCAGTGATCCACAGAAGTTTGCTGGAATGATAGATCGGCCACAGGCACTGCTACAAAGTGGTGAGTATTGCCAAGAGGAGTATCTGCGTCAGAGTGATCATTGGGATAGGTTAAAGCAGCAATATATCGTCCAAGAATAA